One Neisseria sp. Marseille-Q5346 genomic region harbors:
- the efeB gene encoding iron uptake transporter deferrochelatase/peroxidase subunit has translation MSQNKQPAQPEKRTLFKTALAAGAIGVAGYFAGKKQGESAAETQNNQHSELAYPCYGEHQAGIVTPHQLFGIMCAFDVTAKDAKQLENLFRALTARIEFLTQGGEYQDGDDKLPPAGSGILGKQFRPDGLTVTVGVGSSLFDDRFGLKDKKPKHLQEMRDFPNDKLQKSWCDGDLSLQICAFSPETCQAALRDIIKNTAQFAVIRWSIDGWLPKAEPGAIAARNLLGFRDGSGNPKVEDPKVADQVLWTGVAANSLDEPAWAKNGSYQAVRLIRHFVEFWDRTPMQEQTDIFGRRKYSGAPMDGKKEGDTADFAKDPDGKITPKDSHMRLANPRDPEFMKKHLLYRRAFNYSRGLAANGQLDVGLVFICYQANLADGFIFVQNLLNGEPLEEYISPFGGGYFFVLPGVEKGSFLGKELLGV, from the coding sequence ATGAGCCAAAACAAACAACCGGCACAACCCGAAAAACGAACCCTTTTCAAAACTGCCCTTGCCGCCGGTGCCATCGGCGTTGCTGGTTATTTTGCCGGTAAAAAACAAGGCGAATCCGCCGCCGAGACCCAAAACAACCAACATTCCGAGCTGGCCTATCCGTGTTACGGCGAGCATCAGGCAGGCATCGTCACGCCACACCAGCTCTTCGGCATCATGTGTGCCTTTGACGTTACCGCCAAAGACGCCAAACAACTTGAAAACCTGTTCCGCGCCCTGACCGCCCGCATCGAATTCCTCACCCAAGGCGGCGAATACCAAGACGGCGATGACAAGCTCCCGCCTGCGGGCAGCGGCATCCTCGGCAAACAATTCCGCCCCGACGGACTGACAGTTACCGTCGGCGTCGGCAGCAGCCTCTTTGACGACCGCTTCGGCCTCAAAGACAAAAAGCCGAAACACCTGCAGGAAATGCGCGACTTCCCTAATGACAAACTCCAAAAATCTTGGTGCGACGGCGACCTCAGCCTGCAAATTTGCGCGTTTTCCCCCGAAACCTGCCAAGCTGCCCTGCGCGATATCATCAAAAACACCGCCCAGTTTGCCGTCATCCGCTGGAGCATAGACGGTTGGCTGCCTAAAGCCGAACCCGGCGCCATTGCCGCGCGCAATCTTTTAGGTTTCCGCGACGGCTCAGGCAATCCCAAAGTCGAAGATCCCAAAGTTGCCGATCAAGTCCTGTGGACAGGCGTTGCCGCCAACAGCTTGGACGAACCGGCATGGGCGAAAAACGGCAGCTATCAGGCCGTCCGCCTCATCCGCCACTTTGTCGAGTTTTGGGACCGCACCCCAATGCAGGAACAAACCGATATTTTCGGCCGGCGCAAATACAGCGGCGCGCCTATGGACGGTAAAAAAGAGGGCGACACTGCCGATTTTGCCAAAGACCCAGACGGCAAAATCACGCCCAAAGACAGCCATATGCGCCTTGCCAACCCGCGCGATCCGGAGTTTATGAAAAAACACCTGCTCTACCGCCGCGCCTTCAACTACTCGCGCGGCCTCGCCGCCAACGGCCAGCTCGATGTCGGCTTGGTGTTTATCTGCTATCAGGCCAACCTTGCTGACGGCTTCATCTTCGTGCAAAACCTGCTCAACGGCGAACCGCTGGAGGAATACATCAGCCCGTTTGGCGGCGGCTATTTCTTCGTCCTGCCGGGTGTCGAAAAAGGCAGCTTCCTCGGCAAAGAGCTTTTGGGCGTATAA